One genomic window of Chlamydiales bacterium STE3 includes the following:
- a CDS encoding hypothetical protein (Product derived from UniProtKB/Trembl:Q6MEY1), producing the protein MNDSPSIALFGEAERGEFTKGYQIKTLEELQDFFGNPPIDSQGLYFAIQALHYCHTLIFFRVQDEGFSLSDYMQGLILLEKSPFIDKISAICTPGVGNMEIIDAIIPVCLNHHHIFITSEPDFYDYLSHSKQVLI; encoded by the coding sequence ATGAACGACTCCCCTTCTATCGCTCTTTTTGGGGAAGCAGAACGCGGTGAATTTACCAAAGGGTACCAAATTAAAACTTTAGAGGAATTACAAGATTTCTTTGGAAATCCTCCTATCGATAGTCAAGGCCTTTATTTTGCTATCCAAGCACTTCATTATTGCCACACATTAATTTTTTTTAGAGTTCAAGATGAAGGCTTTAGCCTTTCCGACTACATGCAAGGGTTGATTCTTTTGGAAAAAAGTCCTTTTATCGACAAGATTTCGGCCATTTGCACACCTGGTGTCGGCAACATGGAGATTATCGATGCAATTATCCCGGTTTGCCTTAACCACCATCATATTTTTATCACAAGCGAACCCGATTTTTACGATTACCTTTCCCATTCAAAACAGGTCTTAATCTAG
- a CDS encoding Uncharacterized protein (Product derived from UniProtKB/Trembl:F8KWW2), whose product MTQKQKHETVRLTVDFPVEQHTYIKMMAAKEGISMRQFIIEHLPGPQLEKTKKGTVKKTKFDALLDEIMIEYADELKSLSKR is encoded by the coding sequence ATGACCCAAAAGCAAAAACATGAAACGGTTCGTTTAACTGTTGATTTTCCTGTTGAGCAGCACACTTACATTAAAATGATGGCTGCTAAAGAAGGGATTAGCATGAGACAATTCATCATTGAGCATTTACCTGGGCCCCAATTAGAGAAAACTAAGAAAGGAACAGTCAAAAAAACAAAATTCGATGCATTGCTGGATGAGATTATGATTGAATACGCTGATGAGTTGAAGAGCTTATCAAAACGATGA